A DNA window from Coffea arabica cultivar ET-39 chromosome 6c, Coffea Arabica ET-39 HiFi, whole genome shotgun sequence contains the following coding sequences:
- the LOC113692167 gene encoding protein cornichon homolog 1-like isoform X1 translates to MDLEPLLWIIFFLMNMGLIALNLYQIVSLSDLEADYLNPYESSSRINHVVIPEYLLHGAFSILFLLSGHWFFFLATLPAAYINLRKFMKREHLIDVTEVFRVLSVEKKLRVVKLGFYLLLFVLVMTRIYAAGTFSVVMSVFHSDNEELDIRSSILEF, encoded by the exons ATGGATTTGGAACCCCTTCTCTGGATTATCTTTTTCCTCATGAATATGGGTCTCATCGCATTGAATCTCTACCag ATTGTGAGTTTATCAGATTTGGAGGCTGACTACTTAAACCCATATGAATCATCATCTCGCATCAACCATGTGGTGATTCCTGAGTATTTGCTGCATGGCGCATTCTCCATTCTATTTCTTCTGTCAGGGCACTGGTTCTTCTTCCTGGCTACTCTTCCAGCAGCTTACATCAATTTGAGGAA ATTTATGAAGAGAGAACATCTTATTGATGTAACTGAAGTTTTCAGAGTCCTTAGTGTAGAGAAGAAGCTTCGGGTAGTCAAGCTGGGATTCTATTTACTTCTCTTTGTACTTGTCATGACCAG AATATATGCTGCTGGGACATTTTCTGTTGTGATGTCCGTCTTCCATTCAGATAATGAAGAATTAGATATTCGATCTTCCATTCTGgaattttga
- the LOC113693864 gene encoding fatty acid desaturase 4, chloroplastic-like, with protein MLKDPILKSKWYHRAWVASGCTTVLVSLAKSVTVAADSGIWLQPILAGLVGYMLADLGSGIYHWGIDNYGDENTPVFGSQIEAFQGHHKWPWIITRRQFANNLHTLARAVSFTVLPIDLIFNDPVLHGFVGVCLGCIMFSQQFHAWAHSTKSKLHPLVVALQDAGVLVSRSIHGAHNRPLYDSNYCIVSGVWNELLDTYKVFEALEMILFYKLGVRPRSWSEPSPSWTEETDTSSLIAES; from the coding sequence ATGCTCAAAGATCCAATCTTGAAATCAAAATGGTATCACCGTGCATGGGTGGCAAGTGGATGCACGACTGTGCTAGTTTCTCTAGCCAAGTCGGTCACTGTTGCAGCTGATTCGGGCATATGGCTACAGCCCATTTTAGCAGGGCTAGTCGGCTACATGCTGGCAGACCTTGGCTCTGGAATCTACCACTGGGGCATTGATAACTATGGCGATGAAAACACCCCGGTTTTTGGTAGTCAAATTGAAGCATTTCAAGGCCATCACAAATGGCCGTGGATCATCACAAGGCGCCAATTTGCTAACAACTTGCATACTCTAGCTCGAGCTGTTAGTTTCACAGTTCTCCCTATAGACCTTATCTTCAATGATCCTGTGCTGCATGGTTTTGTTGGTGTCTGCTTAGGCTGCATCATGTTTAGCCAGCAGTTCCATGCCTGGGCTCACAGTACAAAGAGCAAGCTTCACCCATTGGTGGTGGCACTGCAAGATGCTGGAGTGCTGGTATCTAGATCAATTCACGGAGCTCATAACCGTCCTCTATATGACAGCAATTACTGCATCGTAAGTGGCGTTTGGAACGAGCTTTTGGATACATACAAGGTTTTTGAAGCCCTTGAAATGATCTTGTTCTACAAACTGGGAGTAAGACCACGGTCCTGGAGTGAACCTAGTCCCAGCTGGACAGAAGAGACAGATACCTCATCTCTAATTGCAGAGTcataa
- the LOC113692167 gene encoding protein cornichon homolog 1-like isoform X2, whose protein sequence is MDLEPLLWIIFFLMNMGLIALNLYQIVSLSDLEADYLNPYESSSRINHVVIPEYLLHGAFSILFLLSGHWFFFLATLPAAYINLRKFMKREHLIDVTEVFRVLSVEKKLRVVKLGFYLLLFVLVMTRLVFVTINSAVDESEATHLFGLF, encoded by the exons ATGGATTTGGAACCCCTTCTCTGGATTATCTTTTTCCTCATGAATATGGGTCTCATCGCATTGAATCTCTACCag ATTGTGAGTTTATCAGATTTGGAGGCTGACTACTTAAACCCATATGAATCATCATCTCGCATCAACCATGTGGTGATTCCTGAGTATTTGCTGCATGGCGCATTCTCCATTCTATTTCTTCTGTCAGGGCACTGGTTCTTCTTCCTGGCTACTCTTCCAGCAGCTTACATCAATTTGAGGAA ATTTATGAAGAGAGAACATCTTATTGATGTAACTGAAGTTTTCAGAGTCCTTAGTGTAGAGAAGAAGCTTCGGGTAGTCAAGCTGGGATTCTATTTACTTCTCTTTGTACTTGTCATGACCAG GCTTGTATTTGTTACCATCAATTCTGCAGTGGATGAAAGTGAAGCTACTCACCTTTTTGGCCTGTTCTGA